The Pseudarthrobacter sulfonivorans genome includes a window with the following:
- a CDS encoding ferredoxin has product MVSAQIVAKRETCIGAGQCVFADPDAFDQDDNGLVVVLQADPASPDALARAKEAVNVCPSRSITLLA; this is encoded by the coding sequence ATGGTGAGCGCGCAAATAGTTGCGAAACGCGAAACGTGCATTGGTGCGGGCCAATGCGTATTCGCCGACCCGGACGCCTTCGACCAGGACGACAACGGCTTGGTGGTCGTGCTGCAGGCCGATCCTGCGTCGCCGGACGCGCTCGCGCGTGCGAAGGAAGCGGTGAACGTGTGTCCGAGCCGATCGATTACCCTCCTCGCCTGA
- a CDS encoding IclR family transcriptional regulator gives MATTPKKQQENSGTDRQRDPLARGFEILTLMVETGEQSYGVRELGTQLGVSPSTAHRLLADLEKLGMVRRTQEGGYQLGLEFLRLSWKLMTRFPLRDMANDLLQEMTDRSGESSFLGIYNDQRHEMMFAHTIDSPHPLRYMIPLQKWLPLHSGASGLSILAFLPEETRHEILHGNLTKVTANTIIDPEVLSKRIEAIRNQGYAVSLGERVTGAIALAAPVFGPGREVVGTSGLMIPESRFDSAVESELSDIVKHSAAVLSERMGGGLGAS, from the coding sequence GTGGCAACCACACCAAAGAAGCAGCAGGAAAATTCCGGGACCGATCGGCAGAGGGATCCGCTGGCAAGAGGTTTCGAAATCCTAACCCTCATGGTGGAAACTGGCGAGCAGTCCTACGGCGTCCGCGAATTAGGAACGCAGCTGGGCGTCAGCCCTAGCACTGCCCATAGGCTCCTTGCGGACCTGGAGAAACTTGGCATGGTTCGCCGGACTCAAGAAGGCGGCTACCAGCTTGGGCTTGAATTCCTGCGGCTCTCGTGGAAGCTAATGACACGGTTTCCGCTGCGGGACATGGCGAACGACCTGCTCCAGGAGATGACAGACCGTAGCGGCGAGTCCTCCTTTCTTGGGATCTACAATGATCAACGGCACGAAATGATGTTCGCCCACACGATCGATTCTCCTCACCCCCTTCGATACATGATCCCGCTGCAAAAATGGCTCCCGTTGCACAGTGGAGCCAGCGGGCTTTCTATACTTGCGTTCCTCCCCGAGGAGACACGCCACGAAATCCTGCATGGCAACCTGACGAAGGTCACGGCGAACACGATCATCGATCCCGAGGTCCTTTCGAAACGCATCGAGGCCATCCGAAACCAGGGCTACGCGGTCTCTCTCGGTGAGCGGGTTACGGGTGCAATTGCGCTTGCAGCACCAGTGTTTGGCCCGGGACGGGAAGTAGTTGGAACGTCCGGTCTAATGATCCCTGAGTCTCGGTTTGACTCTGCTGTTGAATCAGAGCTGTCAGACATCGTTAAGCATTCTGCAGCAGTCCTCAGTGAACGTATGGGCGGCGGTCTCGGCGCAAGCTGA
- a CDS encoding MFS transporter yields MTSTSTLERSAGGRLTAVRWTRAQWMLLLVLCTVLALDALDVSMVGVALPSIGNELHLGTESLQWIVSAYVLGYGSLLLLGGRMADLLGRRRIFLIALSVFAAASLLGGLVDDPALLIATRFVKGLAAAFTAPAAFSIITTNFAEGRERNRALSIFTTFGASGFSLGLVVGGLMTSLSWRWTFLVSVPVAVAVVILGLRYIPRDGAAGKAADGEQESGHDVWGAITLAGGMLGLVYTLVAAPGSGWGSVATIAGFVASTAVLAAFAVIENRVKHPLIRFSILKEGWVARANLSAVGLFGSYLSFQFILTLYLQSVLGWSPLGMALALLPTGLLVASSAPFADRLIERFGAPRLILTGLASLTLGYVLFLRVGTSPNYVTDILPSVLLLGVGFALAFPSINVQATAGIRDAEQGLAAGLIQTSTQVGAALVLAVTTAMVSGHGNAPDPGAAVDAAAMLEQYRPGLILSAAVAVAALLVAATPKFSLGKRRQPVVETDGRP; encoded by the coding sequence ATGACTTCAACTTCCACCCTTGAAAGATCAGCCGGAGGCCGGCTTACAGCTGTGCGCTGGACCCGTGCACAATGGATGCTCCTCCTGGTCCTGTGCACCGTCCTGGCACTCGACGCACTGGACGTATCAATGGTCGGTGTGGCCCTGCCCTCGATCGGCAACGAACTTCATCTCGGAACCGAATCCCTCCAGTGGATCGTCTCCGCCTACGTGCTCGGCTACGGAAGCCTGCTCCTGCTGGGCGGTCGCATGGCGGACCTGCTCGGCCGGCGGCGCATCTTCCTGATTGCGCTCAGCGTTTTCGCCGCAGCATCCCTGCTCGGCGGGCTGGTGGATGACCCCGCCCTGCTGATCGCCACCCGGTTCGTCAAGGGCCTGGCCGCCGCATTCACGGCTCCCGCTGCCTTCTCGATCATCACCACCAACTTCGCTGAAGGGCGCGAACGCAACCGTGCCTTGTCCATCTTCACCACGTTCGGCGCCAGCGGATTCTCCCTCGGCCTGGTTGTAGGTGGCCTCATGACCTCCCTGAGCTGGCGCTGGACCTTCCTGGTCTCCGTTCCGGTGGCAGTCGCCGTTGTGATCCTCGGCCTGAGGTACATCCCCCGGGACGGAGCCGCAGGCAAGGCCGCAGACGGGGAGCAAGAGAGCGGGCATGACGTCTGGGGCGCCATCACGCTCGCGGGCGGCATGCTGGGGCTGGTGTACACGCTGGTAGCGGCGCCGGGGAGCGGCTGGGGATCTGTGGCAACTATCGCCGGATTCGTGGCCTCCACCGCGGTGCTGGCAGCGTTCGCCGTGATCGAAAACCGCGTCAAACACCCCCTGATCCGGTTCAGCATCCTCAAGGAAGGCTGGGTTGCCCGGGCCAACCTCAGTGCCGTGGGGCTGTTCGGTTCATACCTGAGTTTCCAGTTCATCCTGACGCTCTACCTGCAGTCCGTGCTGGGATGGAGCCCCCTTGGCATGGCCCTGGCGCTGCTCCCGACCGGCCTGCTGGTTGCCTCGAGCGCACCCTTCGCGGACCGGCTCATCGAGAGATTCGGCGCCCCGCGGCTGATCCTGACGGGACTGGCGTCGTTGACCCTCGGATACGTGCTGTTCCTTCGCGTGGGCACCTCGCCCAATTACGTGACTGACATTCTGCCGTCCGTCCTGCTGCTGGGCGTCGGTTTCGCCCTGGCCTTCCCGTCCATCAACGTCCAGGCCACTGCTGGCATCCGGGATGCCGAGCAAGGCCTGGCCGCAGGCCTGATCCAGACCAGCACCCAAGTCGGCGCCGCCCTGGTGCTGGCGGTCACCACGGCAATGGTGAGCGGTCACGGCAACGCGCCCGACCCAGGTGCCGCCGTCGATGCGGCCGCGATGCTGGAACAGTACCGACCGGGCCTGATCCTGAGTGCCGCGGTGGCCGTGGCTGCCCTCCTCGTCGCCGCGACGCCCAAGTTCTCGCTGGGCAAAAGGCGACAGCCGGTCGTTGAAACCGACGGGCGTCCTTAG
- a CDS encoding MarR family winged helix-turn-helix transcriptional regulator, translating to MAKPQDRQLVEQWRSIQTTYFHTAGALERALESKFSIGLTEFEILDLVAESADAACRMKQLGERTPMTQSAMSKVVDRLDKAGLISRQSCEDDRRSLFLELTDAGRALHKQAAIEHRALLRENLGKD from the coding sequence ATGGCAAAACCGCAGGACCGCCAGTTGGTTGAGCAATGGCGCAGCATCCAGACCACGTACTTCCACACGGCGGGGGCGCTGGAGCGTGCGCTGGAGTCGAAGTTCAGCATCGGCCTGACGGAGTTTGAAATCCTGGACCTCGTGGCCGAAAGCGCCGACGCGGCATGCCGCATGAAGCAACTCGGTGAGCGCACGCCCATGACCCAGAGCGCCATGTCCAAGGTGGTGGACCGGCTCGACAAAGCCGGACTGATTTCCCGCCAGTCCTGCGAAGATGACCGGCGCTCACTGTTCCTGGAACTCACCGACGCTGGCCGCGCGCTCCACAAGCAAGCCGCCATCGAACACCGCGCCCTGCTCAGGGAAAACCTGGGCAAAGACTAA
- the exaC gene encoding acetaldehyde dehydrogenase ExaC — protein MTVYVQPGQSGSKVQFKDRYENWIGGEWVAPTTGQYIENVSPVNGKQFTEVARGAAADVELALDAAHKAAPAWGKASATERAAVLNKIADRIDANLEMLAVAESWDNGKPIRETLNADIPLAADHFRYFASAIRAQEGRLSQLDDDTTAYHFHEPLGVVGQIIPWNFPILMAVWKMAPALAAGNAVVLKPASNTPASILVLAELIADLLPAGLLNIVNGFGAEVGKPLASSPRIRKIAFTGETSTGRLISQYASQNLIPVTLELGGKSPNIFFNDVAESNDAFYDKALEGFTLYAFNQGEVCSSPSRALVQDGIYDSFMADAVARTEQIIQGNPLDTNTQIGAQASVGQMEKILSYIDIGLEEGATILSGGARTELDGDLAGGYYVQPTIFEGQNSMRIFQEEIFGPVVSVARFGDYKDAVSIANDTLYGLGAGVWSRNGNVAYRAGREIQAGRVWVNNYHAYPAGAAFGGYKSSGIGRENHSMMLDHYQQTKNLLVSHSENKLGFF, from the coding sequence ATGACTGTTTATGTACAGCCCGGCCAATCAGGATCCAAGGTCCAGTTCAAGGACCGCTATGAGAACTGGATCGGCGGAGAATGGGTGGCTCCAACGACCGGCCAATACATCGAGAACGTTTCCCCGGTGAACGGAAAGCAATTCACCGAGGTGGCACGCGGCGCCGCCGCGGACGTTGAGCTCGCACTCGATGCCGCGCACAAGGCCGCACCGGCGTGGGGCAAGGCTTCGGCCACAGAGCGCGCCGCCGTGCTGAACAAGATCGCCGACCGGATCGACGCGAACCTTGAGATGCTCGCCGTCGCCGAATCGTGGGACAACGGCAAGCCCATCCGCGAAACGTTGAATGCGGACATTCCGCTCGCTGCGGACCACTTCCGCTACTTTGCCTCCGCCATCCGCGCCCAGGAAGGCCGGCTGTCCCAGCTCGACGACGACACCACGGCCTACCACTTCCACGAACCCCTCGGCGTCGTGGGCCAGATTATTCCGTGGAATTTCCCCATCCTGATGGCCGTCTGGAAGATGGCTCCTGCCCTGGCGGCCGGCAACGCGGTGGTGCTCAAGCCCGCTTCCAACACCCCGGCCTCCATCCTGGTCCTGGCGGAACTCATTGCGGACCTGCTGCCTGCGGGCCTGCTGAATATCGTCAACGGCTTCGGGGCGGAAGTGGGTAAGCCGCTGGCCTCCAGCCCGCGGATCCGCAAGATCGCGTTCACCGGCGAGACCTCCACCGGGCGCTTGATCAGCCAGTACGCCAGCCAGAACCTGATCCCGGTCACCCTGGAACTCGGCGGCAAGAGCCCGAACATCTTCTTCAACGATGTTGCCGAATCCAACGACGCGTTCTATGACAAGGCGCTGGAGGGCTTCACCCTTTACGCCTTCAACCAGGGCGAAGTCTGCAGCAGCCCCTCCCGTGCCCTCGTCCAGGACGGTATCTACGATTCCTTCATGGCTGATGCCGTGGCCAGGACAGAACAGATCATCCAGGGCAACCCGCTGGACACCAACACCCAGATCGGCGCCCAGGCATCCGTGGGCCAGATGGAGAAGATTCTCTCCTACATCGACATCGGACTCGAAGAGGGCGCCACAATTCTGTCCGGCGGTGCACGGACGGAGCTCGATGGGGACCTGGCCGGCGGCTATTACGTCCAGCCGACCATTTTTGAGGGTCAGAACAGCATGCGGATTTTCCAGGAGGAGATATTCGGCCCGGTGGTCTCCGTTGCACGCTTCGGCGACTACAAGGACGCAGTCAGCATCGCCAACGACACCCTGTACGGCCTTGGCGCCGGCGTCTGGTCCCGCAACGGCAACGTGGCCTACCGTGCCGGCCGCGAGATCCAGGCCGGCCGGGTGTGGGTGAACAACTACCACGCCTACCCTGCCGGGGCTGCGTTCGGCGGCTACAAGTCCTCGGGCATCGGCCGTGAAAACCACTCCATGATGTTGGACCACTACCAGCAGACTAAGAACCTCCTGGTCAGCCACTCAGAGAACAAGCTCGGCTTCTTCTAG
- a CDS encoding adenylate kinase: protein MLIIGPPGSGKGTQAERISERLGVAAVSTGDIFRANVKGETPLGIEAKKYMDAGDFVPDSVTNKMVRDRLSESDVENGFLLDGYPRTTAQVGYLDGILANSEEKLDVVLQLTADDEELVSRLLGRAKETGRSDDNEAVIRHRLDLYHEQTEAVVAKYAERGILTQVDGIGGIGEVTDRVMSTLGDLLKVSAVTGR from the coding sequence ATGCTGATTATCGGACCTCCCGGTTCCGGAAAAGGAACGCAGGCCGAACGGATTTCGGAGCGCCTCGGTGTCGCCGCGGTCTCCACCGGCGACATCTTCCGCGCCAACGTGAAGGGCGAAACTCCTCTTGGCATCGAGGCCAAGAAGTACATGGACGCCGGGGACTTCGTTCCGGACAGCGTCACCAACAAGATGGTCCGCGACCGCCTCAGCGAGTCCGACGTCGAAAACGGCTTCCTCCTGGACGGCTACCCGCGCACCACGGCGCAGGTGGGCTACCTTGACGGGATCCTCGCGAACAGCGAAGAAAAGCTCGACGTCGTCCTGCAGCTCACGGCCGACGACGAGGAACTCGTCTCGCGCCTGTTGGGCCGTGCCAAGGAAACCGGCCGGAGCGACGACAACGAAGCCGTGATCCGCCACCGCCTTGACCTGTACCACGAGCAGACCGAGGCCGTTGTGGCCAAGTATGCCGAACGCGGCATCCTGACCCAGGTTGACGGCATCGGCGGCATCGGCGAGGTCACGGACAGAGTGATGAGCACGCTCGGAGATCTTCTTAAGGTCTCCGCCGTAACCGGACGGTAG
- a CDS encoding LacI family DNA-binding transcriptional regulator — MNSQENSSVTPLGAAAPLERPGRPQPVTLRQVAEAAGVSTATVSLVVNKKKTARISDETRQRVRDAIRDLGYRPNAMAQTLVSGSSRFIGLVADAIATTPFAGQIIHGAQDEAWKHGYALLIANTEGNRELETDAIAMMLEYKVRGILYSTWFHRPTDIPASLKESDFVLVNCFSTEPGSRAVVPDEIQGGRSATEILLKHGHRRIAFINATIPAPAKDGRLQGYREALEAEGIPFDAGLVLEAYPDQEGGYGATEELLKREATAVYCYNDRMAMGLYDGLREHGLSIPEDIAVVGFDNQEVIAAHVRPPLSTVALPHYELGAAGVRMLLGLEEAPAADPTKIHCPTVERNSVRALAPA; from the coding sequence ATGAATTCGCAGGAGAATAGTTCTGTCACACCACTGGGTGCGGCTGCACCCCTCGAACGTCCCGGGCGCCCTCAACCCGTCACGCTCCGGCAGGTAGCCGAGGCCGCGGGCGTTTCGACTGCCACCGTCTCCCTGGTAGTGAACAAGAAAAAGACTGCCCGGATATCCGACGAAACCCGCCAGCGCGTGCGGGACGCCATCCGGGACCTGGGCTATCGGCCGAATGCCATGGCGCAAACCCTGGTCAGCGGGAGTTCGCGGTTCATCGGGCTCGTAGCCGATGCCATTGCCACCACCCCTTTTGCCGGCCAGATCATCCACGGCGCCCAGGATGAAGCCTGGAAGCACGGCTACGCACTTCTCATCGCCAACACCGAAGGCAACCGCGAGCTGGAGACGGACGCGATTGCCATGATGCTCGAATACAAGGTGCGCGGAATCCTCTACTCCACCTGGTTCCACCGGCCCACCGACATCCCGGCCTCCCTTAAGGAGTCGGACTTCGTCCTCGTCAACTGCTTTTCCACGGAACCAGGCTCCCGGGCCGTGGTCCCGGATGAAATACAGGGCGGCCGTTCAGCCACGGAGATCCTGCTGAAACACGGCCACCGCCGGATCGCCTTCATCAACGCCACCATCCCGGCCCCGGCTAAGGACGGACGACTCCAGGGCTACAGGGAAGCGCTGGAAGCGGAAGGCATCCCGTTCGACGCGGGCCTGGTCTTGGAAGCCTACCCAGACCAGGAAGGCGGGTACGGAGCGACCGAGGAACTCCTCAAGCGCGAAGCCACTGCCGTGTACTGCTATAACGACCGAATGGCGATGGGGCTATACGACGGGCTACGCGAGCACGGGCTCTCCATCCCCGAGGACATAGCAGTGGTGGGATTCGATAACCAGGAAGTCATCGCCGCCCACGTCCGGCCCCCGCTTTCCACCGTGGCTCTCCCCCACTACGAACTGGGCGCAGCCGGAGTGCGGATGCTCCTGGGCCTTGAAGAAGCACCGGCCGCTGACCCCACAAAAATCCACTGTCCCACCGTGGAACGAAACTCGGTGCGGGCTCTGGCCCCCGCATAG
- a CDS encoding carbohydrate ABC transporter permease: protein MTAPAAPITRPVAVPSDSLPPLRRRKPPSLHSTLSRVLIALIVIVQVYPLAWLFITSLRTEHDFATGDPFALPKSLTWENYARAFETGNLWLNILNSFIVTMGANVLIVLLGMMAAYALQVLGFRFSKFVRSLFLVGIIVPVQIALVPLFIDYSTINLLDTYPSMIIPLAGFALPMSIYLFSSFFEYIPRETYEAASLDGAGPYRIFGLITLPLSVNTVVTVVLVNSIFIWNDFIFANTFVLSEELKTIPLGLQNYIGAMGKTDWTATFAAVCITITPLLLVFLVLNKAMIQGLESGGSKG from the coding sequence ATGACCGCGCCGGCAGCTCCGATCACCAGGCCTGTGGCAGTCCCATCAGACAGCCTGCCGCCGCTCCGCCGCCGCAAGCCGCCCAGCCTTCACAGCACCCTGTCAAGAGTGCTTATCGCCCTCATCGTCATCGTGCAGGTCTACCCTCTCGCCTGGCTTTTCATCACCAGCCTCCGCACCGAACACGACTTCGCGACCGGCGACCCCTTCGCGCTGCCAAAGTCCCTGACGTGGGAGAACTACGCCCGCGCCTTCGAGACGGGCAACCTCTGGTTGAACATCCTGAACAGTTTCATCGTCACCATGGGAGCCAATGTCCTGATTGTGCTGCTGGGAATGATGGCAGCCTATGCGTTGCAGGTCCTCGGGTTCCGGTTCAGCAAGTTCGTCCGCAGCCTTTTCCTGGTCGGCATCATCGTGCCCGTCCAGATCGCTCTCGTGCCGCTCTTCATCGACTACTCAACCATCAACCTGCTCGACACCTACCCGTCGATGATCATTCCCCTGGCCGGCTTCGCCCTTCCGATGTCGATCTACCTTTTCTCGTCGTTCTTTGAATACATCCCCCGGGAAACGTACGAGGCCGCGTCCCTTGACGGAGCAGGTCCATACCGGATCTTCGGACTCATCACGCTGCCCCTTTCGGTAAATACCGTCGTGACGGTCGTCCTGGTCAACAGCATCTTCATCTGGAACGATTTCATCTTCGCCAACACCTTCGTCCTTTCCGAAGAACTGAAGACCATTCCACTGGGCCTGCAGAACTACATCGGCGCCATGGGAAAGACGGACTGGACGGCCACGTTTGCCGCCGTCTGCATCACCATCACGCCCCTGCTGCTGGTCTTCCTCGTGCTGAACAAAGCCATGATCCAAGGCCTGGAGAGCGGTGGGAGCAAGGGATGA
- a CDS encoding carbohydrate ABC transporter permease produces the protein MLPNRSRLSVLVFLLPPLLLYCVAVLFPIVQSMFLSFFSWNGISDMEFVGLANYVRMLTADDIFWRSFFNALGYLAICLVLQLGGALLVASLLTSMRRGRELIKTLYLLPAVISTVAIAFLFVRIYSIEPVGLLNQLLHWIGLGALERPWLSDINTVLTAVSAPEGWRFTGLYMLIIYAALLSVPQELEEAARLDGASRWQLFTKIRFPHIMPVWITTTIMATTYGLRGFDIPYLMTNGGPGQSSELLTTYMYKTAFSSTDFGYASTIAVFIVVECLVAVGLILFLLKRKADA, from the coding sequence ATGCTCCCCAACAGGTCACGACTTTCTGTCCTGGTGTTCCTGCTCCCACCGTTGCTCCTTTACTGCGTCGCCGTGCTGTTCCCCATCGTGCAGTCGATGTTCCTCAGCTTCTTCTCCTGGAACGGCATCAGCGACATGGAGTTCGTAGGGCTCGCCAACTACGTGCGGATGCTCACCGCAGACGACATCTTCTGGCGCTCCTTCTTCAACGCCCTCGGATATCTCGCCATCTGCCTGGTGCTGCAGCTCGGCGGCGCCCTGCTCGTGGCCAGCCTCCTCACCTCAATGCGACGCGGCCGCGAGCTCATCAAGACCCTCTACCTGCTGCCGGCGGTGATCTCCACCGTGGCCATCGCGTTCCTCTTCGTGCGCATCTACTCGATCGAACCGGTTGGCCTGCTCAACCAGCTCCTGCACTGGATCGGCCTCGGCGCCCTTGAACGGCCCTGGCTCTCGGACATCAACACCGTGCTCACCGCAGTATCGGCTCCGGAAGGGTGGCGGTTCACCGGCCTGTACATGCTCATCATCTACGCGGCGCTGCTGTCCGTCCCGCAGGAACTTGAGGAGGCGGCCCGCCTCGACGGCGCCTCGCGGTGGCAACTGTTCACCAAGATCCGCTTCCCGCACATCATGCCCGTCTGGATCACTACCACGATCATGGCAACCACCTACGGCCTGCGCGGATTCGACATCCCCTACCTCATGACCAACGGCGGCCCCGGACAGTCCTCGGAGCTGCTGACCACCTACATGTACAAGACGGCCTTCTCGAGCACCGACTTCGGATACGCCAGCACCATCGCCGTATTCATCGTTGTCGAGTGCCTGGTGGCCGTAGGGCTCATCCTCTTCCTGCTCAAACGAAAGGCGGACGCATGA
- a CDS encoding ABC transporter substrate-binding protein — MKKLFRAAAVAAVTALALTACGGGGSSDPSNVSPTGEIKAREISWLLSRPADGAVINIMKKLADEYAKDHPGFELKLITTPDRPSYIQKLETLAAANKLPELFDTDATPFAQQLAKQGKMVDAEKLLKSLDVYDDYRPSALDYQRFDDGSLNMIPFQFELEFVWYNKALLQKAGVAVPKSLDDIPAMCTALRDAGITPIAIDGQDQWPLERYVAYQPFREAGPDFIQKLKKGEAKFSDPAGQKTVEWLAALGKAKCFQDGFSSQGYSDAQNQFTSGQAAMYNIGTWELPSLATDKLNPEVREDIDFFTLPTTAGSVTAANEFVSPSGIGMAVNSKTYDPLVSDFLKFALKKYPAEYAATGALSPTTNVETALPANATPLYKKALEKANDLGGKQAMPWDTQLDPTTNGRLQQELVLLVQGNITPEQFTSTMDSTIAQNAPKFFK, encoded by the coding sequence ATGAAAAAACTCTTCCGTGCTGCCGCTGTCGCAGCCGTCACCGCCCTGGCTTTGACAGCCTGCGGCGGCGGAGGGTCCAGTGACCCTTCCAACGTCAGCCCCACCGGGGAAATCAAAGCCCGTGAAATCTCGTGGCTGCTTTCGCGGCCGGCCGACGGGGCCGTCATCAACATCATGAAGAAGCTGGCGGACGAGTACGCCAAAGACCACCCGGGCTTCGAACTGAAGCTCATCACCACTCCCGACCGGCCCTCCTACATCCAAAAGCTCGAGACGCTGGCCGCGGCCAACAAACTCCCCGAGCTCTTCGACACCGACGCCACGCCCTTCGCCCAACAGCTGGCCAAACAAGGCAAAATGGTCGACGCCGAAAAGCTGCTGAAGTCCCTGGACGTCTACGACGACTACCGGCCCAGCGCGCTGGACTACCAACGGTTCGACGACGGGTCCCTGAACATGATCCCGTTCCAGTTCGAGCTGGAGTTCGTCTGGTACAACAAAGCCCTGCTGCAGAAGGCCGGGGTCGCCGTCCCGAAGTCCCTCGATGACATCCCCGCCATGTGCACCGCCCTGCGCGATGCCGGCATCACCCCCATCGCCATCGACGGCCAGGACCAGTGGCCGCTCGAGCGGTACGTCGCCTACCAGCCGTTCCGTGAAGCCGGGCCGGACTTCATCCAGAAGCTCAAGAAGGGCGAAGCGAAGTTCTCTGACCCCGCAGGCCAGAAGACCGTCGAATGGCTGGCGGCGCTCGGCAAGGCCAAGTGCTTCCAGGATGGCTTCTCATCGCAGGGCTACTCCGACGCCCAGAACCAGTTCACCTCCGGCCAGGCAGCGATGTACAACATCGGCACCTGGGAGCTGCCCAGCCTGGCAACGGACAAGCTGAATCCTGAAGTGCGCGAGGACATCGATTTCTTCACCTTGCCAACCACTGCAGGATCCGTCACGGCGGCAAACGAGTTCGTGTCGCCGTCGGGCATTGGAATGGCCGTCAACTCCAAGACCTACGACCCGCTGGTCAGCGACTTCCTGAAGTTCGCGCTGAAGAAGTACCCGGCCGAATACGCGGCCACCGGTGCGCTCTCGCCGACCACCAATGTGGAGACCGCCCTGCCGGCCAACGCCACACCCTTGTACAAGAAGGCCCTGGAGAAGGCCAACGACCTCGGGGGCAAGCAGGCCATGCCGTGGGACACCCAGCTTGACCCGACAACCAACGGCCGGCTGCAGCAGGAGCTAGTGCTCCTCGTCCAGGGCAACATCACGCCCGAACAGTTCACCAGCACGATGGACAGCACCATCGCGCAGAACGCCCCGAAGTTCTTCAAGTAA
- a CDS encoding GH32 C-terminal domain-containing protein has product MKRSVFFQPSDGWVGDLIPFEKDGEFWLFYLHEVRSDPKPGTSWNLVTTKDLTQFADQGVSLHHGSDTDLDFNAYTGSVVVDESGNHRLFYTGQNPRNLGPDGVPLQLVMQATSTDGMQTWVKHPELTFGPPDGFESGDWRDPFVFRDEAAGQWRMLLAARHSTGPERRRGVIAQCVSDDLMNWRHTEPFWDPRRYITHECPDVFAWGDWWYMVYSEFSESFTTRYRMAKSPDGPWTVPDLDSIDGRAYYASKTAERDGRRFFFGWIASKEGNRDDGPWQWAGTMSVLEARQNADGTLGFAFADELVDSFWEDVPVSLAHELPTRLNVPDGYTALVSEEELPSQFYAKAVLDIAPGTTECGLLLRSGPDGDQSYVLRLEPKRGRLVFDRWPRTSTGDAQWHVSGDIPFHIELERPCDLSPGEHTLEVIVDGDICVAVLDRQVALSTRIYDLPAGRIGVFAGEGSVTVTELQIRQRTDN; this is encoded by the coding sequence ATGAAACGCTCAGTTTTCTTCCAGCCCTCCGATGGATGGGTTGGCGATCTTATCCCCTTCGAGAAGGACGGGGAGTTCTGGCTCTTCTACCTTCACGAGGTCCGCTCAGACCCGAAGCCGGGAACCTCGTGGAACCTGGTCACCACCAAAGACCTCACGCAGTTTGCGGACCAGGGTGTTTCGCTCCACCACGGAAGCGACACCGACCTGGACTTCAACGCTTACACGGGCAGCGTCGTCGTCGATGAAAGCGGCAACCACCGCCTGTTCTACACGGGACAGAACCCACGGAACCTCGGACCGGACGGCGTTCCCCTGCAACTGGTCATGCAGGCCACGAGCACCGATGGTATGCAGACCTGGGTGAAGCACCCCGAGCTCACTTTCGGCCCCCCGGACGGCTTTGAGTCCGGGGACTGGCGGGATCCGTTCGTCTTCCGGGATGAGGCCGCAGGCCAGTGGCGGATGCTGCTGGCGGCACGGCACTCCACAGGACCTGAACGCCGCCGCGGCGTCATTGCCCAGTGCGTGTCCGATGACCTGATGAACTGGCGGCACACCGAACCGTTCTGGGATCCGCGCCGCTACATCACGCATGAATGCCCGGATGTCTTCGCGTGGGGTGACTGGTGGTACATGGTCTACTCGGAGTTCTCCGAATCGTTCACCACCCGGTACCGCATGGCCAAGAGCCCCGACGGCCCGTGGACGGTACCGGACCTGGACAGCATCGACGGGCGCGCCTACTACGCCTCAAAGACCGCGGAGCGGGACGGACGCCGCTTCTTTTTCGGCTGGATCGCCAGCAAGGAAGGCAACCGCGACGACGGACCCTGGCAGTGGGCAGGCACGATGTCCGTCCTGGAAGCCCGCCAAAATGCGGACGGAACGCTCGGGTTCGCCTTCGCCGATGAACTGGTGGACAGCTTCTGGGAGGACGTCCCGGTGTCCCTGGCTCACGAACTGCCCACCCGGCTCAACGTCCCGGACGGCTACACCGCCCTCGTCTCGGAGGAAGAACTGCCCAGCCAGTTTTACGCGAAGGCAGTGCTGGACATTGCCCCCGGGACAACGGAATGCGGTCTGCTGCTGCGCTCAGGGCCAGACGGTGACCAGTCCTACGTGCTGCGCCTGGAACCGAAGCGCGGCAGGCTCGTCTTCGACCGATGGCCAAGGACCAGCACCGGAGACGCGCAATGGCATGTCTCCGGCGACATTCCGTTCCACATCGAGTTGGAACGCCCGTGCGACCTGTCCCCCGGCGAACACACCCTGGAAGTCATCGTCGACGGCGACATCTGCGTTGCCGTCCTGGACCGGCAGGTGGCCCTCAGCACCAGGATCTACGACTTGCCCGCGGGGCGGATCGGCGTTTTCGCCGGCGAAGGATCCGTCACCGTCACTGAACTTCAAATACGTCAGCGCACCGACAACTAA